The following nucleotide sequence is from Longimicrobiales bacterium.
GTTGATGATCTTCTGCGCACCCTGTTCCATATCCACGATCAACCTGTCGATACGGGTTACGAAGAAGTTGTACGTAATGTTGATCGGCACTGCGACGATCAGGCCAGCAGCCGTCGTAAGCAAAGCGACTTTGATACCACCAGCAACGAGGCTGGGCTCTACAGTACCCGCCTCTTCGATCGCAGCAAACGCCAGAATCATCCCGGCAACGGTACCAAGGAAGCCCATTAGTGGAGCGACATTCGCGATCGTGGCCAAAATGACCAGGCCACGCTCGAGGAAGCTGAGCTCGATTGCGCCCGTCGTCGCGACCGCCGTCTCCAACTCACCCTTGGTGAGTCTTCCGTTCCGCACACGGCGCAGCCCGGCAAGCACGATCGCAGCGGCCGGTCCGGGCGTGTCCCGAGCGATGTCGTACGCTGCATCCAAGTCGCCACTCTCAGCAGCTTCTTGGACCTCGCGTAGCACCCGAGCCGTCCCAGCGTGGGCAACCCAAAGGGTCCACATCTTCGCGAGGATCACGCCGACCGCGATCAGAGAACAAAGGACGAGGGGATACATCATCCACCCGCCGTCCGCGAAGAGCGTCAACAGTCTGTACTGGGTGCCCACTGAGGCATACTCCTGAATTTGGTTTCCGCCCCAGTTAGGGGCGTCCCTCTAGGACTAAGATCCGCGCAATCTAGAAGCGCTCCGGCCAAGGTGTCAACGCACCCCTCGATACCTGATTACGGCAAGGTTTGTCGCCCCTTTCAGTTGGGAACTGAAGCAGGAGCCAACGGGGGCTGGTGCTGCGGAAGCGACCCCACCAAGATCTCGCGCAGACGACCTACATCTACGTCTCTCTCTAGCCGCCCGCCCATGCCCACTGAAATCTGAGCAGTCTCTTCACTCACGACGATA
It contains:
- a CDS encoding MotA/TolQ/ExbB proton channel family protein; this encodes MTLFADGGWMMYPLVLCSLIAVGVILAKMWTLWVAHAGTARVLREVQEAAESGDLDAAYDIARDTPGPAAAIVLAGLRRVRNGRLTKGELETAVATTGAIELSFLERGLVILATIANVAPLMGFLGTVAGMILAFAAIEEAGTVEPSLVAGGIKVALLTTAAGLIVAVPINITYNFFVTRIDRLIVDMEQGAQKIINLAWDLERDGKIEVIAAKKL